A part of Fundulus heteroclitus isolate FHET01 chromosome 23, MU-UCD_Fhet_4.1, whole genome shotgun sequence genomic DNA contains:
- the clcf1 gene encoding uncharacterized protein clcf1 isoform X1, which yields MVSRRRVTLRVVVMQSSHGECSGFIPALRRVLTLPDGQLLTVLLAASLAAAVDPSHNLASERSSIESTYELTKYLEYQLKEIKDVYLTYLGPPFNEKDFSPPRPNSTALTLPSAATRLELWHGLENQARLAQNQRAYSILLAAVRELARSTLCPSLKTSLLHFCTGLDGLLGSISALMNSLGYSSPLQAAAGELQYSQRGSGGNRPAPLMSQSLYRSRAGSRTEPGQRGGQRRSRIKMIGGERDDSDPMSRRRGRTGKRAEAAVAAGRSGGLREKGRGERVRREERDDQIETVEEVQELRGEVESWGRRRRLLSIEENEDEKDGEPKIRVEVSYVGARETVRHQETNSNQYSFSLNPDHRETLREDGLILETNRRSVSKEEKNADMDSASSSSLHRYHRRPRSLLYPTLQPPLSTLSLLYQFGVSEEHTLLPQPMPLSLQRGTSLLSPPLSPLLSSSTSSSTSSSLLPARPTMNDFARKVEGFWILRELQSWLWRSAKDFNRLKKRLRG from the exons ATGGTCAGCCGACGGAGGGTTACCCTGCGTGTTGTTGTAATGCAATCCTCCCACGGAGAATGTTCTGGTTTCATCCCTGCCCTGCGGAGAGTGCTTACACTGCCAG ATGGCCAGCTGCTCACGGTGCTGCTGGCAGCTTCCCTGGCAGCGGCTGTGGATCCGTCCCACAACCTGGCCAGCGAGAGAAGTTCCATCGAAAGCACATACGAGCTGACCAAATACCTGGAGTACCAGCTCAAGGAAATCAAAGACGTATAT CTGACATATCTGGGCCCGCCGTTCAACGAGAAAGACTTCTCCCCTCCTCGGCCCAACAGTACGGCTCTGACTCTCCCGAGTGCCGCCACCCGACTGGAGCTGTGGCACGGCCTGGAGAACCAAGCCCGCCTCGCACAGAACCAGCGGGCCTACTCTATCCTGCTGGCTGCTGTCAGGGAGCTGGCCCGCTCCACTCTCTGCCCTTCCCTCAAAACATCTCTGCTGCACTTTTGCACCGGTCTGGATGGACTGCTGGGCTCCATTTCCGCACTGATGAACTCCCTCGGTTACTCGTCTCCCCTTCAAGCCGCCGCCGGGGAGCTGCAATACTCGCAGAGGGGGAGCGGGGGCAACCGACCGGCTCCGCTCATGAGCCAGAGCCTGTACAGATCCAGAGCCGGATCAAGGACGGAGCCCGGTCAGCGTGGCGGCCAGAGAAGGAGTCGGATAAAGATGATCGGAGGAGAGAGGGACGACAGCGACCCGATGAGTAGAAGACGAGGGAGAACAGGGAAGAGAGCGGAGGCCGCCGTGGCTGCAGGGCGGAGTGGCGGGCTGAGAGAGAAGGGGAGAGGAGAACGGGtgagaagagaggagagagacgATCAAATAGAGACCGTAGAGGAGGTGCAGGAGCTAAGAGGAGAGGTGGAAAGCTGGGGAAGAAGGAGACGGTTGTTGAGCATAGAAGAGAATGAAGATGAGAAGGACGGGGAGCCTAAAATCAGGGTTGAAGTGTCGTATGTGGGCGCCAGAGAAACCGTGCGCCATCAAGAGACAAACAGCAATCAGTACAGCTTCAGTCTGAACCCAGATCACAGAGAAACCCTCAGAGAAGACGGCTTAATTTTAGAAACTAACAGGCGATCCGTTTCGAAGGAGGAAAAGAACGCAGACATGGACtcggcctcctcttcctccttgcaCCGGTACCACCGGCGTCCTCGCTCTCTCCTCTACCCCACCCTCCAACCTCCCCTCTCTACTCTCTCCCTCCTGTACCAGTTTGGCGTGAGCGAGGAGCACACCCTTCTTCCCCAGCCCATGCCACTCTCCTTACAGCGGGGCACCTCCCTTCTCTCCCCTCCGCTGAGTCCGCTGCTCTCCTCGTCCACCTCCTCGTCCACCTCCTCGTCGCTCCTGCCAGCGCGGCCGACCATGAACGATTTTGCAAGGAAGGTGGAGGGCTTCTGGATCCTGCgagagctgcagagctggttGTGGAGATCGGCCAAGGACTTCAACCGTCTCAAGAAGAGACTCCGAGGCTGA
- the clcf1 gene encoding uncharacterized protein clcf1 isoform X2, with amino-acid sequence MRVFCGDGQLLTVLLAASLAAAVDPSHNLASERSSIESTYELTKYLEYQLKEIKDVYLTYLGPPFNEKDFSPPRPNSTALTLPSAATRLELWHGLENQARLAQNQRAYSILLAAVRELARSTLCPSLKTSLLHFCTGLDGLLGSISALMNSLGYSSPLQAAAGELQYSQRGSGGNRPAPLMSQSLYRSRAGSRTEPGQRGGQRRSRIKMIGGERDDSDPMSRRRGRTGKRAEAAVAAGRSGGLREKGRGERVRREERDDQIETVEEVQELRGEVESWGRRRRLLSIEENEDEKDGEPKIRVEVSYVGARETVRHQETNSNQYSFSLNPDHRETLREDGLILETNRRSVSKEEKNADMDSASSSSLHRYHRRPRSLLYPTLQPPLSTLSLLYQFGVSEEHTLLPQPMPLSLQRGTSLLSPPLSPLLSSSTSSSTSSSLLPARPTMNDFARKVEGFWILRELQSWLWRSAKDFNRLKKRLRG; translated from the exons ATGGCCAGCTGCTCACGGTGCTGCTGGCAGCTTCCCTGGCAGCGGCTGTGGATCCGTCCCACAACCTGGCCAGCGAGAGAAGTTCCATCGAAAGCACATACGAGCTGACCAAATACCTGGAGTACCAGCTCAAGGAAATCAAAGACGTATAT CTGACATATCTGGGCCCGCCGTTCAACGAGAAAGACTTCTCCCCTCCTCGGCCCAACAGTACGGCTCTGACTCTCCCGAGTGCCGCCACCCGACTGGAGCTGTGGCACGGCCTGGAGAACCAAGCCCGCCTCGCACAGAACCAGCGGGCCTACTCTATCCTGCTGGCTGCTGTCAGGGAGCTGGCCCGCTCCACTCTCTGCCCTTCCCTCAAAACATCTCTGCTGCACTTTTGCACCGGTCTGGATGGACTGCTGGGCTCCATTTCCGCACTGATGAACTCCCTCGGTTACTCGTCTCCCCTTCAAGCCGCCGCCGGGGAGCTGCAATACTCGCAGAGGGGGAGCGGGGGCAACCGACCGGCTCCGCTCATGAGCCAGAGCCTGTACAGATCCAGAGCCGGATCAAGGACGGAGCCCGGTCAGCGTGGCGGCCAGAGAAGGAGTCGGATAAAGATGATCGGAGGAGAGAGGGACGACAGCGACCCGATGAGTAGAAGACGAGGGAGAACAGGGAAGAGAGCGGAGGCCGCCGTGGCTGCAGGGCGGAGTGGCGGGCTGAGAGAGAAGGGGAGAGGAGAACGGGtgagaagagaggagagagacgATCAAATAGAGACCGTAGAGGAGGTGCAGGAGCTAAGAGGAGAGGTGGAAAGCTGGGGAAGAAGGAGACGGTTGTTGAGCATAGAAGAGAATGAAGATGAGAAGGACGGGGAGCCTAAAATCAGGGTTGAAGTGTCGTATGTGGGCGCCAGAGAAACCGTGCGCCATCAAGAGACAAACAGCAATCAGTACAGCTTCAGTCTGAACCCAGATCACAGAGAAACCCTCAGAGAAGACGGCTTAATTTTAGAAACTAACAGGCGATCCGTTTCGAAGGAGGAAAAGAACGCAGACATGGACtcggcctcctcttcctccttgcaCCGGTACCACCGGCGTCCTCGCTCTCTCCTCTACCCCACCCTCCAACCTCCCCTCTCTACTCTCTCCCTCCTGTACCAGTTTGGCGTGAGCGAGGAGCACACCCTTCTTCCCCAGCCCATGCCACTCTCCTTACAGCGGGGCACCTCCCTTCTCTCCCCTCCGCTGAGTCCGCTGCTCTCCTCGTCCACCTCCTCGTCCACCTCCTCGTCGCTCCTGCCAGCGCGGCCGACCATGAACGATTTTGCAAGGAAGGTGGAGGGCTTCTGGATCCTGCgagagctgcagagctggttGTGGAGATCGGCCAAGGACTTCAACCGTCTCAAGAAGAGACTCCGAGGCTGA